GCGGTTCAAAAATCCGATAACGCTTCCCCTCCACCGGACTATCTCCATGATTTCGAGGCAAAAAATCATCCCAATCCTCCACCGCCAACGCTGCAAAATACTCCTGAAACGTCGCATGATAAAACGTATAGACCTTTTCTCGGAGACTTTCCTCCGCCACTCCTACCTCATTCAACCAACCCAACCGTAATACCAAGGAATCCTCATCGAGTTCTCCAAAATACTCACAGACTAACCGATGAGTTAAGCGAAATCGGCTAGTTTCTGCCTCTAGGGATGCCTTCGCCAATGCTCCCAAAGCTGCATTTAACTGTTTCTTTTCCTCTTTTTTCACAGTAAATGCTTTTTTCTTCCACTTATAGATCGCCTCGACAAACTCCGCATACAATTCCGCCATCGTTTCCGGTAGCGCATCCTCCACCTTCCAAGTCGCACATAACAAGGTTAACCGCAGGGGATTGCGGCATAAATCCTTAATCCGTTCTTTCCCCGCCGCCTGCAATTCTGACCACAACGACTCCGCATCCGCTTGCACCGGAAACCACCGCCGGATAAACTCCTGCACTTGTTCATCCTGAAACGGTTGGGTGAGATAGGTTTGAAACCCCTGTAACTGGCTGGGGTTCGCTTGCCACAAATTCAAGCGACAGGTGATAATCATCGGAGCATTCATCACCCAACCCCGGAAATTTAATGCCTGTTGGTCACTCTGGCTCATCTCATCTAAGCCATCCAACAGCAACCAGACTGCACCCGCCTCAAATTTCTTCCTCCAGTCTGCTTTTATTTCCTCTCTGGATAGCCCCAATGCCTCTTTGAGCCATTTTTGCTCTAAATACTCTCCCAGGGGTTGATTCCCCAATTCTGCCAAGGATACCCAAATCACTAAATCATCGGTTTCCTGTAATAACCAAAAGGCTAATTTCTGGAGTAACGTCGTTTTTCCCGCCCCCGGTTCGCCAATAATAGCCATCTGTTTCTCGGTGCGGTTACAAATGACTTCTTGGAGAAACTCCCGATAATCAAAGCGTTTCTCGATGGTTTCTTCCTGACGGGTGAACAAATCTGAACCCTTTTCCGGGTCAATATCTTGGGGGTGTTTTGGGTTCTGACTCCGTTTCGGTTTCACCAGGGCTAAATCGACAAATAAATCATCATCGATTAAGTTGCGATTCCCATAAACCTGACCTAAAACCGTATTGCTGGTTAAGGGTTTCCGGTCAATCAACATCTGACGGCAGATAGCCTGCCATTCATCGATCGCATATTCCACCTCAAACTCCCCAATCTTTTGCCCAATCAGGGTTTTAAATTGCTCATACCCGGTTTGGGAACTCTCCACAATCAGGATAATACTGCCTTTCTCAACCTTGGCAATAGAGAGCGTTTTATCATTGAGGCGAGTTTGCAGCGTTTGAGTGATTTCCGTGAGTTTCTGTTGCGCGTCTTCATAGTTGCCCTTCAGTCCTAAGATGCAGCGGTTGAGGGGTTTAGAGTCAACTATAAATTGAGCAATGAGCCATTGACGCAAAATCCCTAACTTCCCCCGAGATGATTGTTGGAGTTTAGGACAATCTTGCTCAAATTTTTGATAAATTTTCTGCATTCTCTTGGTGATAGCATCCTCACCAATCTGATGCTTTTTATCAGAAATTCCCTCATTGAGGATCGCAGTAAATTGGGCTTCATTTGTAATATAACGCTCTTTCTCAGGGAATCTCTTCAATAAAGTATCTGTCTCTTCCGGTGAGAGAGCGTGATTTTTGGCTTGTTCTCGGAGAAAGTCTTGCCACTCCATTGCCCTGCCCTTGACTTAGTTAGTTCTGTTCGTATTCTAGGTTACCTGAGTAAAAACGTCAAGATTAAGCCTGTAAAATCAGAGGTTTCCACCATTTTCCACTTAATTACACTTGCTTCCACTTATGCCTCCAATTCACGGCTTTAACCCCCGGATAGTCTGGTTCTTGTCATTCAAAAACCGACTAAAAATGAGGTTAATTAGCCATGCTAAATCAACAGGATAAAATCAAACAACGGCAAGCCCTTGAAGATGCTTATAGCAATTTTGTGGAACCCTATCTGTATCAAAGGATTGAAGTTAAGCTGGAGTCTTCCTCTTCGGTAGCGGTGAGTCCGGTTGGGGTTTACTATGCATCGGGATGGTTGCTGTTTGTCATGCTCTATGCTTTTTTGATGCGCGGTTCCCAGCTTCTCCCAACCGGGCAAACTCGTCGGATTCGCCCCTAACCCTCGGAACAGTTCAGAGGGGCGAAACCGTTCCCCAGTGGTGATCCGGAATCCGGTAATTAAAGGTCTATAAAAACCCGCACTTTTGAGAAAATCGTTGTTTCTTGTAGGGGCGCAATGCTTGCGCCCCTAAACAGACAGATTGACCCGGCTCGTTTTTATAGACTGATCAGTATTGCGAAATTCCGTATGAGGCAGATTATCTTACCCTTCAGGACGCCGATCGCCCTCTAATTCCCGTAAACGAGCCTCCAATTCCCGCAGACGTGCTTCTGCTGACTCTGCTCGTTGCCGTTGTTGTTCAGCCTCCTGCCGTTGCTGTTGAGCCTCCTGCCGTTGTTGTTCAGCCTCCTGACGTTGCTGTTGAGCCTCCTGACGTTGCTGTTCCGCGAATTTGGCTAACTCCGTGGGAGTCAGAAATCGCTCCCCATCGGGACGGTAGATGGTGAACTGTTCCTCCTGCAATTCAAACCGAATCCCTAACCGGGGACTCGTCCAGTTTTCGGGCTGTTCAATCAGTTCCAAAGAACCCGCCTGATTGCGTAGCCAACCATTGAAATCCAGGCGATCGGGGTCGAAGATATAATATTCTTCCACCCCATAACGGTCATAAAACTGTTGTTTTTTCACCATCTCCTTGAGACGATTTCCAGGGGAAAGAACTTCAAACACCACTTGGGGAGGGATGTTCCCTTCTTCCCATTGCTTATAAGAACC
This DNA window, taken from Laspinema palackyanum D2c, encodes the following:
- a CDS encoding Uma2 family endonuclease, which produces MVTTPQTTQVIYPDCDGNPMSDNTRQFRWIVVIKENLEILFDDDPNVFVAGDLLWYPIEGNNKLRQAPDVMVAIGRPKGDRGSYKQWEEGNIPPQVVFEVLSPGNRLKEMVKKQQFYDRYGVEEYYIFDPDRLDFNGWLRNQAGSLELIEQPENWTSPRLGIRFELQEEQFTIYRPDGERFLTPTELAKFAEQQRQEAQQQRQEAEQQRQEAQQQRQEAEQQRQRAESAEARLRELEARLRELEGDRRPEG